Proteins from a genomic interval of Ferrovibrio terrae:
- the rnk gene encoding nucleoside diphosphate kinase regulator, whose product MSFLDPRPAIILTSSDADRLSALAEAARSSQPAVADMLEAEVARADIVAPGDVPPDTVTMNSHVTFGYDHARRSHWLTLVYPGEADLDLAKISVTTPVGAALIGLREGQSIGWSTASGAVRRITLHKVAYQPERAGRYDR is encoded by the coding sequence ATGAGCTTTCTCGATCCGCGTCCCGCCATCATTCTCACCAGCTCCGATGCCGACCGGCTGTCGGCTCTGGCCGAGGCCGCCCGCAGCAGCCAGCCCGCCGTCGCCGATATGCTGGAGGCCGAGGTCGCACGGGCAGATATTGTCGCGCCCGGCGATGTGCCGCCCGATACGGTGACGATGAACAGCCACGTCACCTTCGGCTACGACCATGCCAGGCGCAGTCACTGGCTCACGCTGGTCTATCCGGGTGAGGCCGATCTCGATCTGGCGAAAATCTCGGTGACAACGCCGGTGGGTGCCGCGCTGATCGGCCTGCGCGAGGGCCAGTCGATTGGCTGGAGCACTGCCTCGGGCGCGGTGCGACGCATCACGCTGCACAAGGTGGCCTACCAGCCCGAACGCGCCGGGCGTTACGACCGGTAG
- a CDS encoding MAPEG family protein, producing the protein MLPPFAVTPLYAALCGLLLLVLGLVVVRLRRKHAVLTGDGGNADLARAMRVQANFVEYVPLTLLLLFMLEMSRQPVWALHLLGAALFIGRLLHAWGYLLTPRLSFGRALGIGLTWIVLGVTSIWLLLVVLQRYAAMPPA; encoded by the coding sequence ATGTTGCCGCCTTTTGCCGTCACGCCGCTCTATGCTGCGCTCTGTGGCCTGCTGTTGCTGGTGCTCGGCCTCGTCGTGGTGCGGCTGCGGCGCAAACATGCCGTGCTGACCGGCGATGGCGGCAATGCCGATCTGGCGCGGGCCATGCGCGTGCAGGCCAACTTCGTCGAATATGTGCCGCTCACGCTGCTGCTGCTGTTCATGCTGGAGATGTCGCGCCAGCCGGTCTGGGCACTGCATCTGCTCGGCGCCGCGCTGTTCATCGGCCGGCTGCTGCATGCCTGGGGCTATCTGCTGACGCCGCGGCTGTCGTTCGGCCGCGCGCTCGGCATCGGCCTGACCTGGATTGTGCTGGGTGTGACGTCGATCTGGCTGCTGCTCGTGGTGCTGCAGCGCTATGCGGCGATGCCGCCCGCCTAA
- a CDS encoding response regulator, whose amino-acid sequence MARILVIDDNPEFREILRAHLEATGHHTVLASNGEEGLAALERGDLDMVLTDILMPRRDGVEVLRETKRRWPGLPVIAISGGGWIKATELLGMAERLGADQVLQKPVRRDALIKAVDEALQANLKKQA is encoded by the coding sequence ATGGCCCGTATCCTCGTCATCGACGACAACCCGGAATTCCGTGAAATCCTCCGGGCCCATCTGGAGGCGACCGGGCATCACACCGTGCTGGCCAGTAACGGCGAGGAGGGCCTGGCGGCGCTGGAGCGCGGCGACCTCGACATGGTGCTGACCGATATCCTGATGCCGCGGCGCGACGGCGTTGAGGTGCTGCGCGAAACCAAGCGGCGCTGGCCCGGCCTGCCGGTGATCGCGATTTCCGGCGGCGGATGGATCAAGGCGACCGAATTGCTCGGCATGGCCGAACGTCTCGGCGCCGATCAGGTCTTGCAGAAGCCGGTGCGGCGCGACGCGCTGATCAAGGCCGTGGACGAAGCCCTGCAGGCCAACCTGAAGAAGCAGGCTTAG
- a CDS encoding PAS domain S-box protein: MNDDLLQAVVDTAIDGLILIEADGRIALYNTACERLFGYSREEVLGCNVSMLMPEPDRSAHDGYIGRYRSTGEKRIIGIGREVMGRRKDGTVFPFELAVGEYSRDGRVMFVGVIHDLSKYRRSEGRLGKMVETAIDGMILIDARGIVKLFNPACEKLFGYGPDEVLGRNVSMLMPEPDRSAHDGYLHHHLSTGEKRIIGIGREVMGRRKDGTVFPFSLAVGSFEEDGAPIFVGVIHDLTQYRLSQQRRQESEARFRLLVDSITDYAIFLMDPDGIVLTWNTGAQNLTGYMPDEAIGKRRDQFYVAAAREGHQPGDALRIAAEKGRYVNEELRLRKDGSQFWASVVISALRDSDGDLHGFVNITRDMTERRQADELRDQLRQAQKMEALGQLTGGIAHDFNNLLAVIVGNLELLGDRVIDDDGKRMIDQALRNAERGAELTRRLLAFGRQQQLQPTRFDINDLINSMLDMLRRTLGSGVSIQPALELDVYMVEADPNQLENAILNIALNARDAMNGNGTLAIRTTVAHLSEPRAMSNRILPVGTYVMVSIRDTGCGMPSDVVARVFEPFFTTKEVGKGSGLGLSMVYGFITQSNGFIEIDTMPGAGTEFRLYLPALEGDRLAARKPEHDPNRRLVLCVDDNQDVRATMTALLGSLGFAVLPAATPADALQELRRGLPIDLLLTDIQMPGGMNGIELADEVLAKKPGLPVLFMSGSAGNDDLRHTRYFGVSEVLAKPVRKADLAEAVKRMLGETS; encoded by the coding sequence ATGAACGACGATCTTCTGCAGGCGGTTGTAGATACCGCGATCGACGGCCTGATCCTGATCGAGGCGGACGGGCGGATCGCCCTCTATAACACCGCCTGCGAGCGGTTGTTCGGCTACAGCCGCGAGGAAGTTCTGGGCTGCAATGTCTCGATGCTGATGCCCGAACCCGACCGTTCGGCGCATGACGGCTATATCGGGCGATATCGCTCAACCGGCGAGAAACGCATCATCGGCATCGGCCGCGAGGTGATGGGCCGGCGCAAGGACGGCACGGTCTTTCCCTTCGAGCTGGCGGTCGGTGAATACAGTCGCGACGGCCGCGTGATGTTCGTGGGTGTGATCCATGATCTCAGCAAATACCGCCGCAGCGAAGGGCGGCTGGGCAAGATGGTGGAAACCGCCATCGACGGCATGATCCTGATCGATGCCCGCGGGATCGTGAAACTGTTCAATCCCGCCTGCGAGAAACTGTTCGGCTACGGGCCCGACGAAGTGCTCGGCCGCAATGTCTCGATGCTGATGCCCGAACCCGACCGCTCGGCGCATGACGGCTATCTGCATCATCACCTCAGCACCGGCGAGAAACGCATCATTGGCATCGGCCGCGAGGTGATGGGCCGCCGCAAGGATGGCACAGTATTTCCGTTCTCGCTGGCGGTGGGCAGCTTCGAGGAAGATGGGGCGCCGATCTTCGTCGGCGTCATCCACGACCTGACGCAATACCGGCTGAGCCAGCAGCGCCGGCAGGAAAGCGAGGCGCGCTTCCGTCTGCTGGTGGATTCCATCACCGATTACGCCATCTTCCTGATGGATCCCGACGGCATCGTGCTGACCTGGAATACCGGGGCGCAGAACCTGACCGGCTACATGCCTGACGAAGCGATCGGCAAGCGGCGCGACCAGTTTTATGTTGCTGCAGCGCGCGAGGGCCATCAGCCCGGTGATGCGCTGCGCATCGCCGCCGAGAAGGGCCGCTACGTCAACGAGGAATTGCGTTTGCGCAAGGATGGCTCGCAATTCTGGGCCAGCGTGGTGATCAGCGCACTGCGCGATAGCGATGGCGATCTGCACGGCTTTGTCAATATCACGCGCGACATGACCGAGCGGCGGCAGGCCGACGAATTGCGCGACCAACTGCGCCAAGCGCAGAAAATGGAGGCGCTCGGCCAGCTGACCGGCGGCATCGCGCATGACTTCAACAACCTGCTGGCGGTGATCGTCGGCAATCTCGAACTGCTGGGCGACCGCGTCATTGATGACGACGGCAAAAGGATGATTGATCAGGCGCTGCGCAATGCCGAACGCGGCGCCGAGCTGACGCGCCGTCTGCTGGCCTTTGGGCGCCAGCAGCAGCTGCAACCCACCCGGTTCGACATCAATGACCTGATCAACAGCATGCTCGATATGCTGCGGCGGACGCTGGGTTCTGGCGTGTCGATCCAGCCGGCGCTGGAACTCGATGTCTATATGGTCGAGGCCGATCCGAACCAGCTCGAGAATGCCATCCTCAACATCGCGCTGAATGCCCGCGATGCCATGAACGGCAACGGCACGCTGGCGATCCGCACCACGGTGGCGCATCTGTCTGAGCCGCGCGCGATGTCCAACCGGATCTTGCCTGTCGGCACTTATGTGATGGTCAGCATCCGCGATACCGGCTGCGGCATGCCATCCGACGTCGTCGCCCGCGTCTTCGAACCCTTCTTCACCACCAAGGAAGTCGGCAAGGGCAGCGGGCTGGGCCTGAGCATGGTCTACGGCTTTATCACCCAGTCGAACGGTTTCATCGAAATCGACACCATGCCCGGTGCCGGCACCGAATTCCGGCTGTATCTGCCGGCGCTGGAAGGCGACCGGCTGGCCGCCCGCAAGCCCGAGCACGATCCAAACCGGCGACTGGTGCTCTGTGTCGACGACAATCAGGATGTACGCGCCACCATGACGGCGCTGCTGGGCAGCCTGGGCTTTGCCGTGCTGCCGGCAGCCACGCCCGCCGATGCGTTGCAGGAACTGCGCCGCGGCCTGCCGATCGATCTGCTGCTGACCGACATCCAGATGCCGGGCGGCATGAATGGCATCGAATTGGCGGACGAGGTGCTGGCGAAGAAGCCCGGTCTGCCGGTGCTGTTCATGTCAGGCTCCGCCGGCAATGACGATTTGCGGCATACGCGTTACTTTGGCGTGTCGGAGGTTCTGGCCAAGCCGGTGCGCAAGGCCGATCTGGCCGAAGCGGTCAAGCGCATGCTGGGAGAGACGTCGTAA
- a CDS encoding carbon-nitrogen hydrolase family protein — MTTPKKTPAKPGSAVGASRALQQRAPRRAKSGTVETVPTGAAKPRLLLRNATPQDIPGIHALTTKVYAGHSTDGAYTVAQLRGHQHHFPQGQFVAIYDNTIVGYCATFRITEKLALKPHDWEGITGRGYAARHDSQGDWLYGMEVCVDPDYRGLRLGQRLYNARKQLCERLHLKGIVFGGRMPGLSRRWSQLRSAEKYLDRVRAGNLRDPVINFQLRNAFEPIGVLRGYLDTDHESRGHATHMVWRNPAYGAEGDVHISAPLPRARTARVAAVQYQQRPVRSFEEFAKQVEYFVDVVADYKADFALFPELFTLQLLSIENRNVPAAEAIAALTRYTDRIKTLLSELAVSYNINIIGGSHPTRDPVDGHVYNICYVCLRNGAVHEQRKIHPTPNERYWWNITGGNSSNVIETDFGPIGVMICYDAEFPELARHLVDQGAQILFVPFCTDERQSYQRVRYCAQARAIENQCYVVMAGNVGNLPSVDNMDIQYAQSCVLTPCDFAFARDGIAADTTPNVEMVAIADVQLDSLAAARQHGTVQNLKDRRFDLYNVTWKDGAPPARDSHPRDTQLRDAAD, encoded by the coding sequence ATGACCACGCCGAAAAAAACCCCCGCCAAGCCGGGCTCCGCCGTGGGCGCCAGCCGCGCCCTGCAGCAGCGTGCCCCGCGCCGTGCCAAATCCGGGACCGTCGAAACCGTACCTACCGGCGCAGCCAAACCCAGGCTGCTGCTGCGCAATGCCACGCCGCAGGACATCCCCGGCATCCATGCCCTGACCACGAAAGTCTATGCCGGGCACAGCACGGACGGTGCCTATACAGTGGCGCAGTTGCGCGGCCACCAGCATCATTTCCCGCAGGGGCAGTTTGTTGCCATCTACGACAACACCATCGTCGGCTACTGCGCGACCTTCCGCATCACCGAGAAGCTGGCGCTGAAGCCGCATGACTGGGAAGGCATCACCGGACGCGGCTACGCGGCACGGCATGACAGCCAGGGCGACTGGCTCTACGGCATGGAAGTCTGCGTCGATCCCGATTATCGCGGCCTGCGCCTGGGCCAGCGGCTGTACAACGCGCGCAAGCAGCTCTGCGAACGGCTGCATCTGAAAGGCATTGTCTTCGGCGGCCGCATGCCGGGCCTGAGCCGACGCTGGTCGCAGCTGCGTTCGGCGGAGAAGTATCTGGACCGCGTGCGCGCCGGCAACCTGCGCGATCCGGTGATCAACTTCCAGCTCCGCAATGCCTTCGAGCCGATCGGCGTGCTGCGCGGCTATCTCGACACCGACCATGAATCGCGCGGCCATGCCACGCATATGGTGTGGCGCAATCCCGCCTATGGTGCCGAGGGCGATGTGCATATCTCCGCACCGCTGCCGCGCGCACGCACCGCCCGCGTCGCCGCCGTGCAATACCAGCAGCGGCCCGTGCGGTCGTTTGAGGAATTCGCCAAGCAGGTCGAGTATTTCGTCGACGTGGTCGCCGACTACAAGGCCGACTTCGCGCTGTTCCCCGAACTCTTCACCCTGCAGCTGCTGTCGATCGAGAATCGCAATGTGCCGGCAGCGGAAGCCATCGCGGCACTGACGCGCTACACCGACCGGATCAAGACACTGCTGAGCGAACTGGCAGTCAGCTACAACATCAATATCATCGGCGGCTCGCATCCGACGCGCGATCCGGTCGACGGCCATGTCTACAACATCTGCTATGTCTGCCTGCGCAACGGCGCGGTGCATGAACAGCGCAAGATCCACCCGACGCCGAACGAACGCTACTGGTGGAACATCACCGGCGGCAACAGCTCGAATGTGATCGAGACCGATTTCGGCCCGATCGGCGTGATGATCTGCTACGACGCCGAATTCCCCGAACTGGCGCGACATCTCGTCGACCAGGGCGCGCAGATCCTGTTCGTGCCCTTCTGCACTGACGAGCGCCAGAGCTATCAGCGCGTGCGCTACTGCGCCCAGGCCCGTGCCATAGAAAACCAGTGCTATGTGGTGATGGCCGGCAATGTCGGTAACCTGCCCAGCGTGGACAATATGGACATCCAGTATGCCCAGAGCTGTGTGCTGACGCCCTGCGATTTCGCCTTCGCGCGCGACGGCATCGCCGCCGACACCACACCGAATGTGGAAATGGTCGCTATTGCAGATGTGCAGCTTGACAGCCTGGCCGCCGCACGCCAGCACGGAACAGTGCAGAACCTGAAAGATCGCCGCTTCGATCTCTACAACGTGACCTGGAAAGACGGCGCGCCGCCAGCGCGTGACTCGCATCCGCGCGACACCCAGCTGCGTGACGCGGCGGACTGA
- a CDS encoding CHAD domain-containing protein, with the protein MNEPPALLRFGLAPGGLSALRRHDLLSAKRGRILKSTLALLDTTDRRFAAAGWLCLALDDTEGKRIVTLPVSGLPLAPAPALDEVGDLEKLAEGTQSGHIYSLRQDGHAIMLQGYKVQLKSGKRSAVYEALTLQAPAEAGAAVDAMAGDLVRELPLRWTGAAPLIQAAAALDLVEPQSLRAAGLDFDPPDDASAAVVLAAIGRHCLAQFDANLLPVLRDRNAEGVHQMRVALRRLRSAIGVFSAMLDDSALNPLLDDLRWLGAPLGRKRDLDVFLTETLTPLRSLPDAPKRLQHLATILEDRRVSAQEALDAALNAPRLAAMRLGLNRFLSAVEAGDAAVLSDTALASAPAADFASDILHRRRRKVKALGSRHAELDVPELHDLRIRAKKLRYAAEFFRPLFKHRKGSRRFIAALAHLQDCLGMLNDADVGTRLVRDLLPSPDQDPAAAAIAAWFSGRQQVQLAQLGEAWDSFAALRPFWKDRRSS; encoded by the coding sequence ATGAACGAACCGCCCGCGCTGCTGCGTTTCGGCCTTGCCCCGGGCGGGCTGTCGGCTTTGCGTCGGCATGACCTGCTCAGCGCGAAGCGCGGTCGCATCCTGAAATCCACTCTGGCCCTGCTCGATACGACGGATCGCCGCTTTGCGGCCGCCGGCTGGCTCTGCCTCGCGCTCGATGACACCGAAGGCAAGCGCATTGTCACGCTTCCGGTCAGCGGCCTGCCGCTCGCGCCGGCACCGGCGCTGGACGAGGTCGGCGATCTGGAAAAGCTGGCCGAAGGCACGCAGAGCGGTCACATCTACAGCCTGCGCCAGGATGGCCATGCGATCATGCTGCAGGGCTACAAGGTGCAGCTCAAAAGCGGCAAACGCAGTGCGGTTTATGAGGCGCTGACCCTGCAGGCGCCTGCCGAAGCCGGTGCCGCTGTCGATGCGATGGCAGGCGATCTGGTGCGCGAGTTGCCGCTGCGCTGGACCGGTGCCGCGCCGCTGATCCAGGCTGCAGCCGCGCTTGATCTGGTCGAGCCGCAGTCGCTGCGCGCCGCCGGCCTCGATTTCGATCCGCCCGATGATGCCAGTGCCGCCGTTGTGCTGGCGGCTATCGGTCGACACTGTCTGGCGCAGTTCGATGCCAACCTGCTGCCGGTGCTGCGCGACCGCAATGCGGAAGGCGTGCATCAGATGCGCGTCGCACTGCGCCGCCTGCGCTCGGCCATCGGCGTATTTTCGGCGATGCTGGATGACAGCGCCCTCAATCCGCTGCTGGACGATCTGCGCTGGCTCGGCGCGCCGCTGGGGCGCAAGCGCGATCTCGATGTCTTCCTCACCGAAACGCTGACGCCGCTGCGCAGCCTGCCCGACGCGCCGAAACGCCTGCAGCATCTCGCCACCATCCTGGAAGACCGCCGCGTCTCGGCGCAGGAGGCGCTCGACGCCGCCCTGAATGCGCCGCGGCTCGCGGCGATGCGGCTCGGCCTCAACCGCTTCCTGTCCGCGGTCGAGGCCGGCGATGCGGCCGTGCTGTCCGACACCGCGCTGGCCTCTGCGCCGGCGGCGGATTTCGCCAGCGATATCCTGCACCGGCGGCGCCGGAAGGTGAAGGCGCTCGGCAGCCGCCATGCCGAACTCGATGTGCCGGAACTGCACGACCTGCGCATCCGCGCCAAGAAGCTGCGCTATGCCGCTGAATTCTTCCGGCCACTGTTCAAACATCGCAAAGGCTCGCGGCGCTTTATCGCTGCACTGGCGCATCTGCAGGATTGTCTCGGCATGCTCAACGATGCCGATGTGGGTACGCGCCTGGTGCGCGACCTGCTGCCATCGCCGGACCAGGACCCGGCCGCTGCCGCAATCGCGGCCTGGTTCTCCGGCCGGCAACAGGTACAGCTCGCGCAGCTTGGCGAGGCCTGGGACAGTTTCGCGGCGCTGCGGCCGTTCTGGAAAGACCGCCGGTCCAGCTAG
- a CDS encoding phosphodiesterase: MLIAQITDTHIKLPGKLAYRKVDTAAMLEVCVQHLQTLKQQPDLILLTGDLVDLGRPEEYDHLKSILAPLKQRIIAIPGNHDERDAMRDAFATGGYLPKERGSFLQFAVNDDYPLRLIGLDTLIPGQGGGELCAERLSWLEDALRQRPDQPTLVMMHHPPFITGIGHMDKIGLKGATEFERIVAQHPQIRLILCGHLHRVIRADVGGRTALTCPSPAHQVALDIDPDAPSRFTMEPPGYMLHWWNDGRLITHTVAIGDHDGPHPFHGPDGKLID; the protein is encoded by the coding sequence ATGCTGATCGCCCAGATCACCGACACCCATATCAAGCTGCCGGGGAAGCTGGCCTACCGCAAGGTCGATACCGCCGCGATGCTGGAAGTCTGCGTGCAGCACCTGCAGACGCTGAAGCAGCAGCCCGACCTGATCCTGCTGACCGGTGACCTGGTCGATCTCGGCCGGCCGGAAGAATACGATCACCTCAAATCGATTCTGGCGCCGCTCAAGCAGCGCATCATAGCCATCCCCGGCAACCATGATGAACGCGACGCGATGCGCGATGCCTTCGCCACCGGCGGCTATCTGCCGAAGGAACGCGGCAGCTTCCTGCAATTCGCGGTGAATGATGACTATCCGCTGCGCCTCATTGGCCTCGACACGCTGATTCCTGGCCAGGGCGGCGGCGAACTCTGCGCCGAGCGTTTAAGCTGGCTGGAGGACGCACTGAGGCAGCGGCCCGACCAGCCGACGCTGGTGATGATGCATCATCCGCCCTTCATCACCGGCATCGGCCATATGGACAAGATCGGCCTGAAGGGCGCGACCGAGTTCGAGCGTATTGTCGCGCAGCACCCGCAGATCAGGCTGATCCTGTGCGGACATCTGCATCGCGTGATCCGCGCCGATGTCGGCGGCCGCACTGCGCTGACCTGCCCGAGCCCGGCGCATCAGGTGGCGCTGGATATCGATCCGGATGCGCCGAGCCGCTTCACCATGGAACCGCCGGGCTACATGCTGCACTGGTGGAACGATGGCAGGCTGATCACGCATACGGTGGCGATCGGCGACCACGACGGGCCGCATCCCTTCCACGGGCCGGATGGCAAGCTGATCGACTAG
- a CDS encoding ABC transporter ATP-binding protein, protein MSDINPMSIALKNCAKTFADGTKALEPLDLSINAGETVVFLGPSGCGKTTTLRIIAGLEEPDAGGSVLFDGQDVTQIPIEQRNVGMVFQSYALFPNMTVAENIGYGLKIRKMPSAQVRTRVGEMLGMMQIEKLANRRIDQLSGGQRQRVALARAIAVRPRALLLDEPLTALDAKLRDTLRLEIDTLLRSLQITAIYVTHDQAEAMALGDRIVVMEHGRVAQIGAPRDIYQKPATRFVADFIGTMNRLNGAVRNGVFTCRAGDLPWPDAPADASEILFRPEDIRVTDTGEASRLQGTIASAFFLGDRTRLFVEVGEKLPLVVESTARRDFSRGEQIGLAIDPRGIVIL, encoded by the coding sequence ATGAGTGACATCAATCCCATGTCGATCGCGCTAAAGAACTGCGCGAAGACCTTTGCCGACGGCACCAAGGCGCTGGAGCCGCTCGATCTGTCGATCAATGCCGGCGAGACCGTGGTCTTCCTCGGCCCGTCGGGCTGCGGCAAGACCACCACGCTCCGCATCATCGCCGGTCTGGAAGAACCCGATGCCGGCGGAAGCGTGCTGTTCGACGGCCAGGACGTGACGCAGATTCCGATCGAGCAACGGAACGTCGGCATGGTGTTCCAGTCCTACGCGCTGTTCCCCAACATGACCGTGGCCGAGAATATCGGCTACGGCCTGAAGATTCGCAAAATGCCCAGCGCCCAGGTACGCACCCGCGTCGGTGAGATGCTGGGCATGATGCAGATCGAGAAGCTGGCCAACCGCCGTATCGACCAACTGTCGGGCGGCCAGCGCCAGCGTGTGGCGCTGGCGCGCGCCATCGCCGTGCGTCCGCGCGCGCTGCTGCTGGATGAACCTCTCACTGCGCTGGACGCCAAGCTGCGCGATACCTTGCGGCTGGAAATCGACACGCTGCTGCGGTCGCTGCAGATCACCGCGATTTACGTCACCCATGACCAGGCCGAAGCCATGGCGCTGGGCGACCGCATTGTCGTCATGGAGCATGGCCGCGTCGCCCAGATCGGCGCGCCGCGCGACATCTATCAAAAACCCGCCACGCGGTTTGTCGCCGACTTCATCGGCACCATGAACCGCCTGAACGGCGCCGTGCGCAACGGCGTGTTCACCTGCCGCGCCGGCGATCTGCCCTGGCCCGATGCTCCGGCCGATGCCAGCGAAATCCTGTTCCGCCCGGAAGACATCCGCGTGACGGACACCGGCGAAGCCAGTCGCCTGCAGGGCACGATTGCCTCGGCCTTCTTCCTCGGCGACCGCACGCGACTGTTCGTCGAAGTCGGCGAGAAGCTGCCGCTGGTGGTGGAAAGCACGGCGCGCCGCGACTTTTCCCGCGGCGAACAGATAGGACTGGCCATCGACCCGCGCGGTATAGTGATTCTGTAG
- a CDS encoding ABC transporter permease codes for MRTKWLFNLQLAFTLLVCAFLIVPVILSIMAGLTVNYLVGIESGLTLRWVMEVWNGYRNTIFLSIGISLACLVVTLLIGIPTAYVLARRQSALSRAIEELLVMPVAVPGLATALALIVTYGSLSGFRTSWGFILVGHVLFTLPFMVRSVLAVLMAIDLNTLEEGAASLGASWWRRFRDIVLPNCRAGILAGSLMVVTLSMGEFNMTWLLHTPFTKTLPVGLADAYASLRLEIGSAYTLVFFLMIMPLLLALQAFAQPRLKKFVAEDNAQ; via the coding sequence ATGCGCACCAAATGGCTTTTCAACCTGCAGCTCGCGTTCACGCTCTTGGTTTGCGCCTTCCTGATCGTGCCGGTGATCCTGTCGATCATGGCCGGCCTGACCGTGAACTATCTGGTCGGCATCGAAAGCGGGCTGACCTTGCGCTGGGTGATGGAAGTCTGGAACGGCTACCGCAACACCATCTTCCTCTCTATCGGCATCTCGCTGGCCTGCCTGGTCGTCACGCTCCTGATCGGCATTCCGACAGCCTATGTGCTGGCGCGACGCCAGAGCGCGCTCAGCCGTGCCATTGAGGAACTGCTGGTAATGCCGGTGGCTGTGCCTGGATTGGCGACTGCGCTGGCGCTGATCGTCACCTATGGCAGCCTGTCGGGCTTCCGCACCAGCTGGGGCTTCATCCTGGTCGGCCATGTGCTGTTCACCCTGCCCTTCATGGTGCGCAGCGTGCTGGCCGTGCTGATGGCCATCGACCTCAATACTTTGGAAGAGGGCGCGGCCTCGCTGGGTGCGAGCTGGTGGCGGCGCTTCCGCGACATCGTGCTGCCCAATTGCCGCGCGGGCATTCTTGCCGGCTCACTGATGGTGGTGACGCTGTCAATGGGCGAATTCAACATGACCTGGCTGCTGCACACGCCCTTCACCAAGACGCTGCCCGTGGGCCTGGCCGACGCTTACGCGTCGCTCCGCCTGGAAATCGGCAGCGCCTATACGCTGGTCTTCTTCCTGATGATCATGCCGCTGCTGCTGGCCCTGCAGGCTTTTGCCCAGCCGCGTCTCAAAAAGTTTGTTGCCGAGGACAATGCCCAATGA
- a CDS encoding ABC transporter permease — MQRETRRLILLLLPAGIFFSAFFLIPMAELFLIGGSGKEHGWAAYAAIITNANYFNSLLATLAVAVLTTIVTLAISGISGVFLQRHKFPGNAALVAMLTFPLAFPGVVIGFMVIMLAGRQGLIGTVSEALTGDRIVFAYSLAGLFMGYVYFSIPRTILTVMAAAEKLDPKLEEAARSLGASPLRVVLDVIIPGLKPAFISAGAICFATAVGAFGTAFTLAARINVLPMVIYTEFTLSANIAMAAALSFVLGAVTWIVLALARTAAGGTVAAAG, encoded by the coding sequence ATGCAACGCGAAACGCGACGCCTGATACTGCTGCTGCTGCCGGCCGGAATTTTCTTCTCGGCCTTTTTCCTTATTCCGATGGCCGAACTCTTCCTGATCGGCGGCAGCGGAAAAGAGCACGGCTGGGCGGCTTATGCCGCCATCATCACCAATGCGAATTACTTCAACAGCCTGCTCGCCACGCTGGCCGTCGCCGTGCTGACCACCATCGTGACGCTGGCGATCAGCGGCATCAGCGGCGTGTTCCTGCAGCGCCACAAATTTCCCGGCAATGCCGCGCTGGTCGCCATGCTGACCTTTCCGCTGGCCTTTCCCGGCGTCGTCATCGGCTTCATGGTGATCATGCTGGCCGGCCGCCAGGGACTGATCGGCACCGTCAGCGAAGCGCTGACCGGCGACAGGATCGTATTCGCGTATTCGCTCGCCGGCCTGTTCATGGGCTATGTCTATTTCTCGATCCCGCGCACCATACTCACCGTGATGGCCGCCGCCGAAAAGCTCGACCCCAAGCTGGAAGAGGCCGCGCGTTCGCTCGGCGCTTCGCCGTTGCGCGTCGTGCTCGATGTCATCATTCCCGGGCTCAAGCCCGCCTTCATCTCGGCCGGCGCGATCTGCTTCGCCACCGCCGTCGGCGCTTTCGGCACGGCCTTCACGCTGGCCGCCAGGATCAATGTGCTGCCGATGGTGATCTATACCGAATTCACGCTGTCGGCGAATATCGCCATGGCCGCCGCGCTCAGTTTCGTGCTCGGCGCAGTCACCTGGATCGTGCTGGCGCTGGCGCGCACGGCCGCCGGCGGCACCGTTGCGGCGGCGGGTTAG